One Microbacterium sp. zg-B96 genomic region harbors:
- a CDS encoding diacylglycerol kinase family protein, giving the protein MIGIVFNPTKVDRSVLEDALATRREPVEVRWYETTVADAGQGFARTALEDGCTLVVAAGGDGTVRDVAAALAGTDVPLGIVPAGTGNLLARNLGIGLGNPAAALARAIDGEDSPLDVGHLELGDRGDEFIFLVMVGFGIDAQMLAETDDDAKDKAGWLAYVGALGRAMAATDLVDATIVFDADLPVTEPAHTVLIGNCGMVQGGLRILPDAQPDDGLLDIVLVGGEGPEGLQWLDALKSVVWDNGIRRAVARDDAAVDTATTRHRQATSVRVTLPTPLPFEVDGEEVGSTADILATIQPGALLVRR; this is encoded by the coding sequence ATGATCGGTATCGTCTTCAACCCCACGAAAGTGGACCGTTCCGTGCTCGAAGACGCCCTGGCCACGCGCCGGGAACCGGTCGAGGTGCGCTGGTACGAAACCACCGTTGCGGATGCCGGGCAGGGATTCGCCCGCACCGCACTGGAAGACGGGTGCACCCTGGTGGTGGCAGCCGGCGGTGACGGCACCGTGCGCGATGTCGCTGCGGCGCTGGCCGGCACCGATGTGCCGCTGGGCATCGTGCCCGCCGGAACCGGCAATCTGCTGGCGCGCAACCTCGGGATCGGCCTGGGCAACCCGGCGGCGGCGCTGGCCCGTGCGATCGACGGCGAGGACTCCCCGCTGGACGTGGGTCACCTCGAACTGGGCGACCGCGGCGACGAGTTCATCTTCCTCGTCATGGTGGGGTTCGGCATCGATGCGCAGATGCTCGCCGAGACCGACGACGACGCCAAGGACAAGGCGGGTTGGCTCGCCTACGTTGGGGCGCTCGGCCGCGCGATGGCCGCGACCGATCTCGTGGACGCGACGATCGTGTTCGACGCGGACCTGCCGGTGACCGAACCCGCCCACACCGTGCTCATCGGCAATTGCGGCATGGTGCAGGGCGGCTTGCGCATCCTCCCCGACGCTCAGCCCGACGATGGGCTGTTGGACATCGTGCTGGTGGGCGGCGAAGGCCCGGAGGGCCTGCAGTGGCTGGATGCGCTGAAGTCGGTCGTCTGGGACAACGGCATCCGTCGAGCGGTCGCCCGCGACGACGCGGCCGTCGACACCGCCACCACCCGGCACCGCCAGGCGACGTCGGTGCGGGTGACCCTGCCCACGCCGCTGCCGTTCGAGGTGGACGGTGAAGAGGTGGGGAGCACCGCCGACATCCTCGCGACCATCCAGCCCGGCGCGCTGCTCGTGCGGCGCTGA